In Gemmatimonadales bacterium, the following proteins share a genomic window:
- a CDS encoding pyridoxal-phosphate dependent enzyme yields MSHPHLRPYDSVLETIGWTPLIRLGRIGGGIRTPVYGKAEYVNPGGSVKDRIGLAIIEDAERRGELKQGGTIVEGTSGNTGVGLAIAASLKGYHCIFTMPDKMSQEKVRLLKAYGAEVVITPTAVPPDHPDHYVMKAKQLVRETPGAILANQFYNPINPEAHYATTGPEIWEQTGGKITHFVAGAGTGGTISGAGKYLKEKNPKVRVIAGDPVGSLYTQYHQSKVLGEGHPYKVEGIGGDKIPTTLWFDWIDEFRQVPDRTSLTMARRLAREEGILAGGSAGLNVWLALEVAREVDDPAALVVTILADTGERYLSKVFSDEWMQENQMLEAPRVTVEQLLERRPANAPALVSVAPAAAVRQALNLMSTWSVSQIPVVDNGESVGGLIEGSLMTRALSQPALLDRPVREVMEAPFPEVDASTPTERVGSMLTRESPAALVRKNGQLIGIVSRYDVLQQMIGTR; encoded by the coding sequence ATGAGCCACCCGCATCTCCGCCCGTATGACTCGGTGCTCGAGACGATCGGATGGACTCCGCTCATCCGGCTGGGCCGCATCGGCGGGGGGATCAGGACGCCGGTCTACGGTAAGGCGGAATACGTCAACCCGGGCGGATCGGTCAAGGATCGGATCGGCCTCGCGATCATCGAAGATGCGGAGCGGCGGGGTGAGCTCAAGCAGGGCGGAACCATCGTCGAGGGCACCAGCGGGAACACCGGCGTCGGGCTGGCGATCGCTGCCAGCCTCAAAGGCTATCACTGCATCTTCACCATGCCGGACAAGATGTCGCAAGAGAAGGTACGGCTGCTCAAGGCCTATGGGGCGGAGGTGGTGATCACGCCGACCGCGGTTCCACCCGATCACCCGGACCACTATGTAATGAAGGCCAAACAGCTGGTCCGGGAGACTCCCGGCGCCATCCTGGCGAACCAGTTCTACAACCCGATCAATCCCGAGGCCCATTACGCGACGACCGGCCCCGAGATCTGGGAGCAGACGGGTGGGAAGATCACCCACTTCGTGGCCGGGGCGGGCACCGGCGGCACCATCAGCGGCGCCGGCAAATACCTCAAGGAGAAGAATCCCAAGGTGCGCGTCATCGCCGGAGACCCGGTCGGATCGCTCTACACCCAGTATCACCAGAGCAAGGTGCTGGGCGAGGGACATCCCTATAAGGTGGAAGGAATCGGCGGGGACAAGATCCCCACCACGCTGTGGTTCGACTGGATCGACGAATTCCGGCAAGTTCCTGACAGAACGTCACTTACGATGGCGCGGAGGCTCGCCCGCGAAGAGGGGATCCTGGCCGGCGGCTCGGCGGGCCTCAACGTGTGGCTGGCCCTCGAGGTGGCCCGGGAGGTGGACGACCCGGCCGCGCTGGTGGTGACCATCCTGGCCGATACCGGGGAGCGCTACCTCTCCAAGGTGTTCAGCGACGAGTGGATGCAGGAGAACCAGATGCTCGAGGCACCCCGGGTGACGGTGGAGCAGCTGCTGGAGCGCCGGCCGGCCAATGCCCCGGCGCTGGTGAGCGTGGCGCCCGCCGCGGCCGTGCGGCAGGCGCTCAACCTCATGAGCACCTGGAGTGTGAGCCAGATCCCGGTGGTGGACAACGGCGAGTCGGTGGGCGGTTTGATCGAGGGATCCCTCATGACCCGGGCCCTCTCCCAGCCTGCCCTGCTCGACCGACCGGTGCGGGAGGTCATGGAGGCGCCGTTCCCCGAGGTCGATGCCAGCACGCCCACCGAGCGGGTCGGCTCCATGCTCACCCGGGAGAGCCCGGCCGCCCTGGTGCGGAAGAATGGCCAGTTGATCGGGATCGTGAGCCGCTACGACGTGCTCCAGCAGATGATCGGAACCCGATAG
- a CDS encoding energy transducer TonB codes for MSRQVILTALALGIGLACRTRDDGTIRLTGETAAVSVDPADQPPVAVNPVSPVEYPAALREQGIEGRVVLRLYADSRGTLVAESTKVAESSGYPALDSAATTGAPKLRFSPALRNGRPVAGAFLQPIHFRIPRTRSTAP; via the coding sequence GTGAGCCGCCAGGTGATCCTGACGGCGCTGGCCCTCGGGATCGGGCTCGCGTGCCGCACCCGGGATGATGGCACGATCCGGCTCACCGGTGAGACCGCCGCGGTGAGCGTCGATCCGGCGGACCAGCCGCCGGTGGCGGTGAACCCGGTATCACCGGTGGAATATCCTGCGGCGCTGCGGGAGCAGGGGATCGAGGGCCGGGTGGTGCTCCGGCTGTACGCGGATTCACGGGGAACGCTCGTGGCCGAATCAACCAAAGTGGCGGAGTCGAGCGGATATCCCGCGCTGGATTCGGCGGCCACGACCGGTGCGCCGAAGCTGCGCTTCTCGCCGGCGCTCCGGAACGGCCGCCCGGTCGCCGGCGCCTTCCTGCAGCCGATTCACTTCCGCATCCCGCGGACCCGGAGCACGGCCCCATGA
- the mutS gene encoding DNA mismatch repair protein MutS, whose protein sequence is MSREPAGSSAQPMLKHWREVKAQHPHTILFYRVGDFYEMFHEDAELAARVLEITLTSRGDGVPLAGVPVKAAADYLRLLIGAGHRVAICEQVEDPKLAKGLVRREVVETVTPGALLQEGWLAGAKNNFLVAVSGGEEAMGLAAIDLSTGEFLLETLAVADLLEALGRLGPAEVVLPADLSLTLADGILRTPREHWEFDPELAREELARRFSLAALDGLGIGAGDAAALGAAGALLRYLTELQPAGLPHLARPLVRRSEAFLWLDEMTRRNLELVEPLQAGARGCTLLETVDATVTPMGARLLRQWLLSPLRHPAQINQRLDAVEVAVRDGRGRGRLREALDGVRDIERLAGRAAAGRATPRELGALRDSFQRLPDVAEALSSLAASTLPGGGRAAALSDAGDELDLLADLGTELTAALETRLPPTLADGGVIRHGYDRELDELRSLRDGGRQYIASLQQRERERTGISSLKVGFNKVFGYYLEITNAHSAKVPADYERRQTLASAERYVTPELKDHEAKVLGAEERMGTREAELFGALRAAVGQAIGRIQRTARVLARLDVWAALADRAVAGRYVRPVVSEQFDLVLRESRHPVIERMMPRETFMPNDARFTESERVALVTGPNMAGKSTILRQIGLCVVLAQMGAFVPAAEASVGVVDRLFTRVGASDNLARGQSTFMVEMSETSAILHNATARSLVLLDEIGRGTSTYDGVAIAWAVTEHLHDRVGCKTMFATHYHELMQLPERLQHARNFNVAVRETGDTVIFLHRLEPGGTDRSYGVHVAQLAGLPDQIVLRAREILATLEGEHRVVPGAPPAPRDPGQLVLFVDPPPPDPMLAELRALDVDTLTPLEALNRLADLKRRAEDRR, encoded by the coding sequence GTGAGCCGCGAGCCGGCCGGCAGCTCTGCCCAGCCGATGCTCAAGCATTGGCGCGAGGTGAAGGCGCAGCATCCCCACACCATCCTGTTCTATCGGGTCGGCGACTTCTATGAAATGTTCCACGAGGACGCCGAGCTCGCGGCCCGGGTGCTGGAGATCACCCTCACCTCGCGGGGCGATGGGGTGCCGCTCGCCGGTGTGCCGGTCAAGGCGGCCGCCGATTATCTCCGGCTGCTGATCGGCGCCGGCCACCGGGTGGCCATCTGCGAGCAGGTCGAGGATCCCAAGCTGGCCAAGGGTCTGGTTCGCCGCGAGGTGGTCGAGACCGTCACTCCGGGCGCGTTGCTCCAGGAGGGTTGGCTCGCCGGCGCGAAGAACAATTTCCTGGTGGCGGTGTCCGGCGGCGAGGAGGCCATGGGACTCGCGGCCATCGATCTCAGTACCGGCGAGTTCCTGCTGGAGACGCTCGCCGTAGCCGATCTCCTCGAGGCGCTGGGACGGCTGGGGCCGGCGGAGGTCGTACTGCCGGCCGACCTGTCCCTGACGCTGGCGGATGGCATCCTCCGCACTCCGCGTGAGCACTGGGAGTTCGACCCGGAGCTCGCCCGCGAGGAGCTGGCCCGCCGCTTCTCCCTCGCCGCGCTGGACGGGCTCGGCATCGGTGCTGGCGACGCCGCCGCGCTGGGAGCCGCGGGGGCGCTCCTGCGCTACCTCACCGAGCTGCAGCCCGCCGGGCTTCCGCATCTGGCCCGGCCGCTGGTCCGGCGCAGCGAAGCGTTCCTCTGGCTCGACGAGATGACCCGGCGCAACTTGGAGCTGGTCGAGCCGCTGCAGGCCGGTGCCCGGGGGTGCACGCTGCTGGAGACTGTCGATGCCACGGTGACGCCAATGGGCGCCCGGCTGCTGCGTCAGTGGCTGCTCTCTCCGCTCAGGCACCCGGCGCAGATCAACCAGCGACTCGACGCCGTCGAAGTGGCAGTGCGGGACGGGCGCGGCCGCGGTCGCCTGCGGGAGGCGCTCGACGGTGTGCGCGACATCGAGCGCCTGGCCGGACGGGCCGCGGCCGGTCGCGCGACCCCGCGGGAGCTCGGCGCCCTCCGGGACTCGTTTCAGCGGCTGCCCGACGTGGCCGAAGCATTGAGCTCCCTCGCCGCCTCGACCCTCCCCGGCGGCGGTCGCGCCGCCGCCTTGAGCGACGCCGGAGACGAGCTGGATCTCCTGGCCGATCTCGGGACCGAGCTCACGGCCGCGCTGGAAACGCGTTTGCCTCCGACTCTCGCCGACGGCGGAGTGATCCGCCACGGCTACGATCGGGAGCTCGACGAGCTTCGCTCGCTCCGGGACGGGGGGCGCCAGTATATCGCCTCATTGCAGCAGCGGGAGCGGGAGCGCACCGGCATCTCCTCACTCAAGGTCGGCTTCAACAAGGTCTTCGGCTATTACCTGGAGATCACCAACGCACACTCGGCCAAGGTGCCGGCCGATTACGAGCGCCGTCAGACGCTCGCGTCCGCCGAGCGGTACGTCACTCCCGAGCTCAAGGACCACGAGGCCAAGGTGCTCGGCGCCGAGGAGCGGATGGGGACGCGGGAGGCGGAGCTCTTCGGCGCGCTCCGCGCGGCGGTGGGCCAGGCCATCGGGCGGATTCAGCGGACCGCCCGGGTGCTCGCCCGGCTCGACGTGTGGGCCGCGCTGGCCGATCGCGCGGTGGCGGGCCGCTACGTGCGGCCGGTGGTGTCGGAGCAGTTCGATCTGGTGCTCCGGGAGAGCCGGCATCCCGTCATCGAGCGGATGATGCCGCGCGAGACGTTCATGCCCAACGACGCGCGCTTCACCGAGTCGGAGCGGGTTGCGCTGGTGACCGGCCCCAACATGGCGGGCAAGTCGACCATTCTGCGGCAGATCGGCCTCTGCGTGGTGCTGGCGCAGATGGGTGCGTTCGTGCCGGCCGCCGAAGCCTCGGTGGGGGTGGTAGACCGGCTCTTTACCCGGGTAGGCGCGAGCGACAACCTGGCGCGGGGGCAGTCCACCTTCATGGTGGAGATGAGCGAGACCAGCGCCATCCTGCACAACGCCACCGCCCGGAGCCTGGTGCTGCTGGACGAGATCGGCCGCGGCACCTCGACCTACGACGGCGTGGCGATCGCCTGGGCCGTGACCGAGCACCTGCACGACCGGGTGGGCTGCAAGACCATGTTCGCCACCCACTATCATGAGCTGATGCAGCTTCCGGAGCGGCTGCAGCACGCCCGAAACTTCAACGTGGCCGTGCGGGAGACCGGCGATACGGTCATCTTCCTGCACCGGCTCGAGCCGGGCGGCACCGACCGGTCCTATGGCGTCCACGTGGCGCAGCTCGCCGGGCTGCCGGACCAGATCGTGCTGCGGGCCCGGGAGATCCTGGCGACCCTGGAAGGTGAGCACCGGGTGGTGCCCGGCGCCCCGCCCGCCCCGCGGGATCCGGGACAGCTGGTGCTCTTCGTCGATCCGCCGCCGCCGGATCCGATGCTCGCCGAGCTCCGGGCGCTGGATGTCGACACCCTGACGCCGCTGGAGGCCCTCAACCGGCTGGCGGATCTCAAGCGGCGGGCGGAGGATCGTCGGTGA
- a CDS encoding VOC family protein, whose amino-acid sequence MPQPFHFAFFVHDLASTRRFYGEILGCRQGRSTDTWVDFDFFGNQISAHTTGTVTPTQNTGQVEGIKVPMPHFGALLQWEEFGALQERIHAAGLPFILEPRIRYAGQPGEQATMFLLDPSGNALEFKSFRHPEHVFTA is encoded by the coding sequence ATGCCCCAGCCTTTCCACTTCGCCTTCTTCGTCCACGATCTCGCGTCCACTCGACGATTCTACGGCGAGATCCTCGGCTGCCGCCAAGGGCGCAGCACCGACACCTGGGTGGACTTCGATTTCTTCGGCAACCAGATCTCGGCCCATACCACCGGCACCGTCACACCGACCCAGAACACCGGACAGGTCGAAGGTATCAAGGTGCCGATGCCACATTTCGGCGCCCTCCTCCAGTGGGAGGAGTTCGGCGCGCTGCAGGAGCGCATCCACGCCGCCGGCCTGCCGTTCATTCTCGAGCCGCGGATCCGCTACGCCGGACAACCCGGCGAGCAGGCCACGATGTTCCTCCTCGACCCCAGCGGAAACGCACTGGAGTTCAAGAGTTTCCGCCACCCCGAGCACGTCTTCACGGCATGA
- a CDS encoding FAD-dependent oxidoreductase has protein sequence MSGTPVAVVGGGVIGASVAYHLALRGMRDVVVLDRSPGPGEGSTGRATGGFRAQFGTGINVRLSLLAREKLLRFSQEIGVDPGYLPAGYLWLATTEAELAELRAGRLLQRAEGLHEAVEVDAADIARLNPALRLDGVIGGTFCPTDGFIQPRRILEGYLAAAERCGVRIQWGTEVTGFVQREDGRIAGVETSRGRIDVDAVVNAAGAWAASVADLAGIDLPVVPLRRQVAVTTPCDLLPATMPMTLFAGDGFHLRVRDGRVMLLQPSPGVPGRPFDTRVDREWIDAVTETAHRRLPVLRRAAIDRAACWAGLYEVSPDKHAIVGAAPGCGNLFLINGSSGHGVMHAPALGQLLAEIICDGRASALDVTALRPSRFDEGAAVRGPGML, from the coding sequence ATGAGCGGCACCCCGGTCGCCGTGGTGGGCGGTGGCGTGATAGGAGCGAGTGTCGCGTATCACCTGGCCCTCCGCGGGATGCGCGACGTGGTCGTGCTGGACCGGAGCCCGGGGCCCGGCGAAGGCAGCACCGGGCGCGCCACCGGCGGATTCCGAGCGCAGTTCGGTACCGGCATCAACGTCCGGCTGTCGCTCCTCGCCCGGGAGAAGCTGCTCCGGTTCAGCCAGGAGATCGGGGTCGACCCGGGATACCTGCCGGCGGGATATCTCTGGCTCGCCACCACGGAAGCCGAGCTCGCGGAGCTCCGGGCGGGACGGCTGCTGCAGCGAGCGGAGGGGCTGCACGAGGCGGTGGAGGTCGACGCGGCGGACATCGCGCGGCTCAACCCCGCGCTCCGGCTGGACGGCGTGATCGGAGGGACGTTCTGCCCGACCGACGGCTTCATTCAGCCGAGACGCATCCTCGAGGGATACCTGGCGGCGGCCGAGCGGTGCGGCGTCCGGATCCAGTGGGGAACCGAGGTCACCGGCTTCGTCCAGCGGGAGGATGGCCGCATCGCTGGCGTCGAGACATCGCGCGGGAGGATCGACGTCGATGCCGTGGTGAACGCCGCGGGGGCCTGGGCTGCGTCGGTTGCGGATCTGGCCGGGATCGATCTGCCGGTCGTCCCGCTCCGCCGGCAGGTCGCGGTCACCACTCCCTGCGACCTGCTGCCGGCTACGATGCCGATGACACTTTTCGCCGGGGACGGATTCCACTTGAGGGTCCGCGACGGCCGGGTGATGCTGCTGCAGCCGAGCCCTGGGGTGCCGGGCCGTCCCTTCGACACTCGCGTCGATCGGGAGTGGATCGATGCGGTCACCGAGACCGCCCACCGTCGGCTGCCGGTGCTCCGGCGGGCCGCCATCGATCGAGCGGCGTGCTGGGCGGGCCTCTACGAGGTCTCCCCTGACAAGCATGCCATCGTGGGCGCGGCGCCGGGCTGCGGCAATCTCTTTCTGATCAACGGCTCCTCCGGACACGGCGTGATGCACGCTCCGGCCCTGGGTCAGCTGCTCGCCGAGATCATCTGCGATGGCAGGGCGTCCGCCCTGGATGTGACGGCGCTCCGACCGTCGAGGTTCGACGAGGGAGCGGCGGTGAGGGGACCGGGGATGCTCTGA
- a CDS encoding tetratricopeptide repeat protein, which yields MSRNATRLSLFAAAVLAPLATGCGGKDKPTTATTTISSGAVTPSATSSTPEASSTTGSATRAPANVSYDDAELAFRQGNYTEATDLFTGYTAHNPENAWGFYMLGLSAWKAGDQESSLEAFDQALRLDPNHRKSLLNSARVLLETARPKEALERVKQALAIEPMSNDGLRLLGRVHHELGEIPEAIDAYQRAIAIDDKDTWAMNNLGFIYIQQGRSDEALPPLARAVEIRGNVPVFQNNLGTALERTGHPAAARQAYEAALQADSSYAKASVALERVKSLEGGSDSATVDLAALSSQFQSQVEQWRNTSAPSDSAQTDSVETR from the coding sequence ATGTCCCGCAACGCCACCCGTCTCTCCCTGTTCGCCGCCGCCGTGCTCGCACCGCTCGCCACCGGCTGCGGTGGGAAGGACAAGCCGACAACCGCCACGACCACGATCTCGAGCGGCGCCGTCACGCCGTCCGCGACGTCGTCGACCCCCGAAGCGAGCAGCACCACCGGATCCGCCACGCGCGCGCCGGCGAACGTGTCCTACGACGACGCCGAGCTGGCGTTCAGGCAGGGCAACTACACCGAGGCCACCGATCTCTTCACCGGTTACACCGCGCACAATCCGGAGAACGCCTGGGGCTTCTACATGCTCGGACTCTCCGCCTGGAAGGCCGGCGATCAGGAGAGCTCCCTGGAGGCGTTCGACCAGGCGCTCCGGCTCGATCCCAACCATCGGAAGAGCCTGCTCAACTCGGCGCGTGTACTGCTGGAGACCGCGAGACCCAAGGAGGCGCTCGAGCGGGTCAAGCAGGCGCTGGCGATCGAGCCGATGTCCAACGACGGGCTCCGCCTGCTGGGTCGGGTCCACCACGAGCTGGGCGAGATCCCCGAGGCGATCGACGCCTACCAGCGCGCCATCGCCATCGACGACAAGGACACCTGGGCGATGAACAACCTCGGCTTCATCTACATCCAGCAGGGACGGAGCGACGAGGCCCTGCCGCCGCTGGCCCGCGCGGTCGAGATCCGCGGCAACGTCCCGGTATTTCAGAACAATCTCGGCACCGCGCTGGAGCGCACCGGTCACCCCGCAGCCGCGCGCCAGGCGTATGAGGCCGCCCTGCAGGCGGACAGCAGCTATGCCAAGGCCTCGGTCGCGCTCGAGCGGGTCAAGAGCCTGGAGGGAGGCTCGGACAGCGCGACGGTGGACCTGGCAGCGCTGTCGAGCCAGTTCCAATCGCAGGTAGAGCAGTGGCGGAACACCAGCGCGCCGAGCGATTCAGCGCAAACGGATTCGGTTGAGACAAGGTGA
- a CDS encoding sigma-54 dependent transcriptional regulator has product MTLILVVDDVPAMAEQYAYDLRRIAGYEVIVAGDGRQALERLGGEAVDCILLDLEMPGMDGFEVLRVLEHRGSEVPVIVYTGTGNYDRCIQAIRLGAYGFIDKSEPMERVAQEIAGAVERRRLRAEVDALRRRFDAGSSLVGSSAAMARLREVVARVAPVPSTVLILGESGTGKELVARELHRLGPNPAAPFVAINSAALPESLIESELFGHERGAFTGAASTRKGAFEAAERGTLFLDEIGELPLASQAKLLRVLEERRVTRLGGSRTVLVEARVVAATNRDLDAAVAAGSFREDLYYRLNVHQVQVPPLRDRLSDVPEIAQKLASAICGSFGIRKKRLAPETLELLSAWEWRRNNVRELRNVVERMIIAADGEVVGPAEVPPEMRSAETGRGTPAGGGTFQELKAEAERRILITALERNGWQITRTAEELGLADHASLLKIMRRHGVRRPSEDVS; this is encoded by the coding sequence GTGACCCTCATTCTCGTGGTGGACGACGTGCCCGCGATGGCCGAACAGTACGCCTACGATCTCCGGCGCATCGCGGGGTACGAGGTCATCGTTGCCGGGGACGGGCGGCAGGCGCTCGAGCGCCTCGGCGGCGAGGCGGTGGACTGCATCCTGCTCGATCTGGAGATGCCGGGCATGGACGGCTTCGAAGTGCTGCGAGTGCTGGAGCACCGCGGTTCCGAGGTGCCCGTCATCGTGTACACCGGGACCGGCAACTACGACCGCTGCATCCAGGCAATCCGGCTTGGCGCATACGGATTCATCGACAAGTCGGAGCCGATGGAGCGGGTGGCGCAGGAGATCGCGGGCGCGGTCGAGCGCCGACGCCTCCGTGCCGAAGTCGACGCCCTGCGGCGCCGGTTCGACGCCGGCAGCTCGCTGGTGGGAAGCAGCGCCGCGATGGCGCGACTCCGCGAGGTCGTGGCCCGGGTGGCACCGGTGCCCAGCACCGTGCTCATCCTGGGCGAGAGCGGCACCGGAAAGGAGCTGGTGGCCCGCGAGCTCCACCGGCTCGGCCCCAATCCCGCCGCACCGTTCGTGGCGATCAACAGCGCGGCGCTGCCCGAGAGTCTGATCGAGAGTGAGCTGTTCGGGCACGAGCGCGGGGCCTTCACCGGCGCCGCGTCCACCCGGAAGGGTGCCTTCGAGGCGGCGGAGCGCGGGACGCTGTTCCTCGACGAGATCGGAGAGCTGCCGCTCGCCTCCCAAGCCAAGCTGCTCCGGGTGCTGGAAGAGCGCCGGGTCACCCGGCTCGGCGGCTCGCGCACCGTCCTGGTGGAGGCCCGGGTGGTCGCGGCCACCAACCGCGATCTCGACGCCGCGGTGGCGGCGGGAAGCTTCCGGGAGGATCTCTACTATCGGCTCAACGTCCACCAGGTGCAGGTGCCGCCGCTGCGGGACCGGTTGTCCGACGTGCCAGAGATCGCCCAGAAGCTGGCGAGCGCGATCTGCGGCAGCTTCGGCATTCGGAAGAAGCGCCTGGCGCCGGAGACGCTCGAGCTCCTGAGTGCCTGGGAGTGGCGTCGGAACAACGTCCGCGAGCTCCGCAACGTGGTGGAGCGGATGATCATCGCCGCGGACGGTGAGGTGGTGGGCCCGGCGGAGGTGCCGCCAGAGATGCGGAGCGCGGAGACCGGGCGAGGCACTCCTGCGGGCGGCGGCACCTTCCAGGAGCTCAAGGCGGAAGCCGAGCGACGCATCCTGATCACGGCATTGGAGCGGAACGGCTGGCAGATCACCCGAACGGCCGAGGAGCTGGGGCTGGCCGATCACGCGAGCCTGCTCAAGATCATGCGCCGCCACGGCGTGAGGCGGCCCTCGGAGGACGTGTCCTAG